One Tepidanaerobacter syntrophicus DNA segment encodes these proteins:
- a CDS encoding 3-oxoacyl-ACP synthase III family protein yields MIQTLASNVNIKGIVCTVPKNIVKNEDFEKYFPKEDINKITEMTGVKERRITNSDTCTSDLCTAAAAKLIEELDWPADTIDGIIFISQTPDYRLPATSCVVQDKLGLSTECMAFDVNLGCSGYVYGLWMAANFIATGALKRILLLVGDTISKAISPNDRSTSMLFGDAASATALEMDETSSTISFVLKTDGKGSDNLIIPAGGYRNPATQENLVRIVQPDGSIRSLNDLYMDGGEIFNFTIKRVPPLVKELLSINNLDVKDIDYFVFHQANEFILKHLAKKLKLSQEQTPISIDRFGNTSSASIPLTITSELQDVLSSNKKKLAMIGFGVGYSWGGALMNAGPLASLRLLEV; encoded by the coding sequence ATGATACAAACACTGGCATCGAATGTTAATATTAAGGGAATAGTCTGTACTGTACCAAAAAATATCGTTAAGAATGAAGATTTTGAAAAATATTTTCCCAAAGAAGATATAAATAAAATAACTGAAATGACAGGTGTTAAGGAAAGACGTATCACAAATAGCGATACTTGCACATCGGATTTATGTACGGCAGCTGCTGCAAAATTGATAGAAGAGCTGGATTGGCCGGCAGATACAATAGACGGTATTATCTTTATTTCTCAGACGCCGGACTATAGGCTCCCTGCCACAAGCTGTGTTGTGCAAGATAAACTGGGATTATCTACGGAATGCATGGCATTTGACGTAAATCTAGGATGTTCCGGTTATGTTTATGGATTATGGATGGCTGCCAATTTTATCGCAACAGGAGCTTTGAAGCGGATTTTGCTGCTTGTAGGTGATACCATAAGCAAAGCTATTTCTCCTAATGATCGCTCAACATCTATGCTTTTTGGCGATGCTGCCTCGGCAACCGCACTAGAGATGGACGAAACATCTTCAACAATAAGCTTTGTTTTAAAAACAGACGGTAAAGGCAGCGACAATTTAATTATTCCGGCAGGAGGCTACAGGAATCCGGCAACACAAGAAAATCTTGTAAGAATTGTTCAACCCGATGGGAGTATACGAAGCCTAAATGATCTATACATGGATGGCGGAGAAATTTTTAATTTTACAATAAAGAGAGTGCCGCCGCTGGTAAAAGAGCTGTTAAGTATAAATAACTTAGATGTTAAAGATATTGATTACTTTGTTTTTCATCAGGCAAATGAATTTATTTTAAAACATTTAGCAAAAAAATTAAAGCTTAGTCAAGAACAAACGCCTATCAGCATTGATAGATTTGGGAATACAAGCTCTGCTTCAATACCTCTTACAATAACAAGTGAACTGCAAGATGTGCTAAGCTCCAATAAGAAAAAGCTTGCAATGATAGGTTTTGGAGTAGGTTATTCGTGGGGAGGCGCCTTAATGAATGCAGGCCCTCTTGCGAGCTTACGATTATTGGAGGTGTAG
- a CDS encoding DegT/DnrJ/EryC1/StrS family aminotransferase has translation MQIQLINLKRQYESIKEEVDKEVLDVLSAGQYIMGKNVKEFEREVSEYIGTKHSVSVGNGTDALIIALKALGIGKGDEVITTPFTFFATAESISFVGATPVFVDVDINTFNIDPAKIEEKITDKTKAIMPVHIFGQPCDMDAINEIAKKHNLKVIEDACQAIGSEYKGKKAGSLSDIACFSFFPTKNLGCAGDGGMIVTNDYNLATVCRALRAHGSGADGQKAFNIINNIKEDAVEDNGTDNTVYNPLKYYNYLIGQNSRLDELQAAILRVKLRNLDIWNDARRKHARFYNEQLKDTNLAAPFEADNVKHVYHLYILQSDDRSKMVNYLKENGIATGVYYPIPLHLQKAYKDLGYKEGDLPNAEYLSHRTFAIPMFAELTDEEKEYIVDTIKKFGD, from the coding sequence TTGCAAATACAATTAATCAATCTTAAAAGGCAGTATGAATCTATAAAAGAAGAAGTAGACAAAGAAGTATTAGATGTTTTATCTGCAGGTCAATATATAATGGGCAAAAATGTTAAAGAATTTGAAAGAGAAGTTAGTGAATACATAGGAACAAAACACAGCGTATCTGTGGGAAATGGAACAGATGCCCTTATCATAGCTTTAAAAGCTTTGGGAATTGGTAAAGGAGATGAAGTAATCACAACTCCATTTACTTTTTTTGCAACAGCTGAAAGCATATCTTTTGTAGGGGCAACTCCGGTTTTTGTAGATGTGGATATTAATACGTTTAATATTGACCCTGCAAAGATAGAGGAAAAGATAACCGATAAGACAAAAGCCATAATGCCTGTACATATCTTTGGACAGCCATGCGACATGGATGCGATAAATGAAATAGCTAAAAAACATAACCTGAAAGTTATAGAAGATGCTTGTCAAGCTATCGGTTCGGAATATAAGGGCAAAAAGGCAGGAAGTTTATCAGACATAGCTTGTTTCTCGTTTTTCCCCACAAAGAATTTAGGATGTGCCGGTGACGGAGGCATGATAGTTACAAATGATTATAACCTTGCAACGGTATGCAGGGCTTTAAGAGCTCATGGAAGCGGGGCCGATGGACAAAAAGCCTTTAATATAATCAATAATATTAAGGAAGATGCTGTAGAAGATAACGGAACTGACAATACAGTATACAATCCTTTGAAGTATTATAACTATCTAATTGGCCAAAACTCAAGGCTTGATGAGCTCCAAGCTGCAATACTCAGGGTAAAATTAAGAAACCTTGATATTTGGAATGATGCAAGAAGAAAACATGCCCGGTTTTATAACGAACAATTAAAAGATACTAATCTTGCAGCGCCTTTTGAAGCAGATAATGTAAAACATGTATATCATCTGTATATTCTTCAGTCGGATGATCGTTCGAAAATGGTAAATTACCTGAAAGAAAACGGAATAGCCACAGGCGTGTATTATCCGATACCGCTGCATCTTCAAAAAGCGTATAAAGATTTAGGATATAAAGAAGGAGATCTTCCCAATGCGGAATATCTTTCCCATAGAACCTTTGCAATACCAATGTTTGCAGAACTTACAGATGAAGAAAAAGAATATATAGTAGATACTATAAAGAAATTTGGTGACTAA
- a CDS encoding SDR family NAD(P)-dependent oxidoreductase — translation MVFNPMSLEGKRILVTGASSGIGRETAIILSKLGAEVVLLARNRERLEETCRELEGSGHSIYEYDLEQLDGIPELLKTIAAEQGRLSGVFHAAGIEATIPLNIIKEKKIEPVFKTSAFAALMIAKGLSHKDVKQETSSLVVMSSAAGLTGNNGISLYSASKAAVDGAVRALAVELAPKNIRVNSIAAGLVKTKMYEDLVNRAPGEAIKRKMERYPLGFGLPEDVAMAAAFLLSDASKWITGTTMVVDGGFTISKE, via the coding sequence GTGGTTTTTAACCCTATGTCCTTGGAAGGTAAAAGAATATTAGTAACCGGTGCTTCATCGGGAATAGGCAGAGAAACGGCGATTATTTTAAGCAAACTTGGAGCAGAAGTCGTGTTGTTAGCCAGAAATAGAGAAAGACTTGAAGAAACTTGCAGAGAGCTGGAAGGCAGTGGCCATAGTATTTATGAATATGATCTGGAACAATTAGATGGGATACCGGAATTATTAAAAACTATCGCAGCTGAGCAAGGACGGCTTTCCGGGGTATTTCATGCTGCGGGGATAGAAGCAACAATTCCCCTAAATATAATTAAAGAGAAGAAAATTGAACCTGTTTTTAAAACCAGTGCGTTTGCGGCTTTAATGATTGCCAAGGGCTTGAGCCATAAAGATGTTAAACAAGAAACTTCAAGCTTGGTAGTTATGTCATCAGCAGCCGGATTAACAGGGAATAATGGAATATCGCTTTATTCTGCCAGCAAGGCTGCCGTTGACGGTGCTGTAAGAGCATTGGCTGTAGAACTTGCCCCAAAAAATATCAGGGTAAACTCAATAGCTGCCGGATTGGTCAAAACAAAAATGTATGAAGATCTGGTTAATCGCGCACCCGGCGAAGCAATTAAAAGAAAAATGGAAAGATATCCGCTTGGATTTGGACTTCCGGAAGATGTGGCAATGGCAGCAGCGTTTTTATTATCAGATGCTTCAAAGTGGATAACAGGAACTACTATGGTGGTTGATGGAGGATTTACTATTAGCAAAGAATAA
- a CDS encoding PIG-L deacetylase family protein: MRIIVFAPHNDDEVLGVGGTIAKYSASGHEVFICEVTKGDSDEMVNMIRSEALNAHKILGVKETIFLDFPVVQLRETPLKDINFELLKVVEHIKPNIAFIPHKGDMHIDHAVVSNSAMVALRPINSVNVNAIYAYETLSETEWNIPTVDNAFIPNVWSNITGFIDKKKQAMNCYKSQIKEPPHPRSNEIIEALAKLRGSTIGVAYAESFMLVRETL, from the coding sequence ATGCGCATAATAGTCTTTGCACCCCACAACGATGATGAAGTTTTAGGAGTGGGAGGAACAATTGCTAAATACTCAGCCTCAGGGCATGAAGTTTTTATATGTGAAGTGACAAAAGGAGATTCGGACGAAATGGTGAACATGATACGTTCCGAAGCTCTGAACGCACACAAAATATTGGGTGTCAAAGAAACGATTTTTTTAGATTTTCCAGTAGTGCAGCTTAGAGAAACTCCATTAAAGGACATTAATTTTGAATTACTAAAAGTTGTTGAGCATATAAAACCAAATATAGCTTTTATACCACATAAAGGAGACATGCACATTGACCATGCTGTGGTTTCGAACAGTGCGATGGTTGCATTAAGACCAATCAACAGCGTAAATGTAAATGCGATTTATGCATACGAAACCCTTTCCGAAACCGAATGGAATATTCCCACAGTCGATAATGCCTTTATTCCAAATGTATGGAGCAATATTACAGGTTTTATAGATAAGAAAAAACAAGCGATGAATTGCTATAAGTCTCAAATAAAAGAGCCACCCCATCCTCGTTCAAATGAAATAATAGAAGCACTGGCAAAGCTTAGGGGATCAACGATTGGTGTAGCATATGCAGAAAGTTTTATGTTAGTGAGAGAGACATTGTAA
- a CDS encoding holo-ACP synthase, with the protein MLIGADILDLERIKIIERKKSILCRLFTPLELESTVKLNYREKIITLGSMLAAKEAVAKALGTGFTDTIGTQDIQIIINENGERKIEFLNTAKSFADELGVTEAHLTIDTENKLVVALVALERGFFI; encoded by the coding sequence ATGCTAATTGGCGCCGATATCCTTGATCTTGAAAGAATAAAAATCATAGAACGTAAAAAAAGTATTCTCTGCAGACTTTTTACCCCTTTAGAATTAGAATCAACAGTTAAACTCAATTATAGGGAAAAAATAATTACCTTGGGTAGTATGTTGGCAGCAAAAGAAGCAGTGGCAAAAGCTTTGGGGACAGGATTTACTGATACTATCGGCACCCAAGATATTCAAATAATAATAAATGAAAATGGTGAGAGAAAAATAGAATTTTTAAATACAGCCAAGAGTTTTGCAGATGAATTAGGTGTTACAGAAGCACATCTAACAATAGATACTGAAAACAAATTAGTTGTTGCTTTAGTTGCTTTAGAAAGAGGATTTTTTATATAA
- a CDS encoding sugar transferase, with protein MYRKYIKRLLDYILAVVLLVALSPIMLLAAIAIKLEDPKGLVLFKQERVGKNGRIFKIYKFRTMKVDNKAEKNFDSSKDAERITFIGKILRRTKIDELPQLFNVVKGDMALVGPRPTIKIQVDNYTSREMRRLKVRPGMTGLAQVNGNVALPWDKRIEYDVFYVDNYSVILDIKILLKTIAIILFGEKHFKKEITKAST; from the coding sequence ATGTATCGAAAATACATAAAAAGATTACTAGATTACATACTTGCGGTAGTTTTACTTGTAGCCCTATCTCCCATCATGCTCCTTGCCGCTATTGCTATCAAACTGGAAGATCCCAAGGGCCTGGTGCTGTTTAAACAAGAGAGAGTCGGAAAGAATGGCAGGATATTTAAGATTTATAAGTTTAGGACGATGAAAGTTGATAATAAAGCAGAAAAAAATTTCGATTCGAGCAAAGATGCTGAGAGAATAACTTTTATAGGGAAAATCTTAAGAAGGACAAAAATCGATGAATTACCGCAATTATTCAATGTTGTAAAAGGCGATATGGCGTTAGTGGGTCCGAGGCCAACAATTAAAATCCAAGTTGATAACTACACTTCTCGCGAGATGCGAAGACTCAAAGTTCGGCCCGGTATGACAGGGCTTGCCCAAGTCAATGGCAATGTAGCGTTGCCATGGGATAAACGAATTGAATACGATGTTTTTTACGTGGATAATTATTCGGTAATTCTTGATATAAAAATTCTCCTTAAAACTATTGCAATAATTTTGTTTGGTGAAAAACATTTTAAAAAAGAAATAACTAAAGCCTCAACTTAA
- a CDS encoding glycosyltransferase family 4 protein, which produces MKNIWILNHYAKPSGGRHYKFAENLIKRGYNVKIFCASTVHNSNQNMITDSRKYLYELHNDVPFIIIRARNYKGNGAERIKNMIDYTAGLMSVSKKFDTEKPDVIYASSPHPLTWLAGYKLSKRYGAKFIVETRDLWPETFVAMGKMSKNSIPAKILYKIEKFIYQKADKLIFTFPGGKDYVESIGLDSSKVRYINNGVDLEEFNQNKTRYVLEDEDLGDDSTFKVLFTGAIGEANAIYRIVDAAKIFIDKGIEDIKFYIFGDGPEKEKLQNRVQEDKVTNVIFKGRVDKRYVPSILSRADLNIFCLEYLPNLFKYGLSPNKMFEYFASGHPIVSNVECGYDMLEKYKCGITVKGGSAEALAEGILKFYNMPKEEYDTYCNNALKAARDFDFKILTDKLEEVILED; this is translated from the coding sequence ATGAAAAATATCTGGATATTAAATCACTATGCAAAACCTTCTGGCGGAAGGCATTACAAATTTGCTGAAAACCTAATTAAGCGCGGCTATAATGTTAAAATTTTTTGTGCAAGTACTGTTCACAATTCAAATCAGAACATGATAACCGATTCAAGAAAGTATTTGTATGAACTACATAATGATGTACCTTTTATTATTATCCGAGCCCGAAATTATAAGGGAAACGGAGCAGAAAGAATAAAAAATATGATAGACTATACTGCCGGTTTAATGTCAGTTTCAAAAAAATTTGATACCGAAAAACCGGATGTAATATACGCATCTTCTCCGCATCCCCTAACTTGGCTTGCGGGATATAAACTTTCAAAGCGTTATGGCGCCAAGTTTATAGTCGAAACTAGAGATTTATGGCCGGAAACTTTCGTAGCTATGGGCAAGATGAGTAAGAATAGTATTCCGGCAAAGATACTTTACAAAATAGAGAAATTTATTTATCAAAAGGCAGATAAACTTATCTTTACTTTTCCGGGCGGAAAAGATTACGTTGAAAGCATAGGCTTAGATTCCTCTAAGGTCAGATATATAAATAACGGAGTTGATTTAGAAGAATTCAATCAGAATAAAACAAGATATGTTTTAGAAGATGAAGATTTAGGCGATGACAGCACATTTAAAGTTTTATTTACAGGTGCTATCGGCGAGGCAAATGCCATATATAGAATAGTTGATGCTGCAAAGATATTTATAGATAAAGGAATTGAAGATATTAAATTTTATATTTTTGGCGATGGCCCGGAAAAAGAAAAACTTCAAAATCGTGTTCAAGAGGACAAAGTTACAAATGTTATCTTTAAGGGTAGGGTAGATAAAAGATATGTGCCCTCCATTCTCTCAAGGGCAGATCTGAACATATTTTGTTTAGAATACTTACCGAATTTATTTAAGTATGGATTAAGTCCAAATAAAATGTTTGAGTACTTCGCTTCCGGGCATCCCATAGTTTCAAATGTTGAGTGCGGATATGACATGTTAGAAAAATACAAGTGCGGGATTACAGTAAAAGGCGGGTCAGCAGAAGCCTTAGCAGAAGGAATTCTCAAGTTTTATAATATGCCGAAAGAAGAATATGATACTTACTGTAATAATGCATTGAAGGCGGCTCGTGATTTTGATTTTAAAATTTTAACCGATAAACTAGAAGAAGTTATTCTAGAAGATTAA
- a CDS encoding acyl carrier protein: MEFKEFLAELADLLEVDAEDLNDDYELDSENFDSVAVVSTIALIDEYFDVTVNGKSLSQAKTVGEVIDLIKKAKED, encoded by the coding sequence ATGGAATTTAAGGAATTTTTAGCGGAACTTGCAGATTTATTAGAGGTAGATGCAGAAGATTTAAACGATGATTACGAATTAGATAGTGAAAATTTTGATTCAGTCGCTGTAGTATCTACCATAGCTTTAATCGATGAATATTTCGATGTAACAGTTAACGGAAAGTCGCTGTCACAAGCTAAAACAGTGGGAGAAGTAATAGATTTAATAAAAAAAGCAAAAGAGGATTAA
- a CDS encoding acetyltransferase — protein MKKILIVGAGGFGREVYNWIKDSREKYPDWQVMGFLDDNLSALREYNYEVDVVSTISEYQPQDDEYLVMAIGTPRIKYKLANVLRDKGAKFETFIHRTSIIGKNVKIGLGSVLCPNSIITCDANIGEFVTINCGSGTGHDASVGDYSTLSGKVDVTGFAKVGKRVSIGSSACVLPGVIIGDDSVIGAGSVVVRNVREGSTVFGNPAKYIK, from the coding sequence ATGAAGAAAATTTTAATTGTAGGTGCGGGCGGTTTTGGTCGAGAAGTCTATAACTGGATTAAAGATTCGCGGGAAAAGTATCCAGACTGGCAAGTTATGGGATTTTTAGATGATAATTTGTCAGCACTAAGGGAGTACAATTATGAAGTTGATGTAGTATCAACGATATCGGAGTATCAACCTCAAGATGATGAGTATCTGGTTATGGCTATAGGAACTCCTCGAATTAAGTACAAACTTGCAAATGTGCTCAGGGATAAAGGTGCAAAGTTTGAAACCTTTATCCACAGAACGAGTATTATAGGAAAAAATGTAAAGATTGGCCTAGGCAGTGTTTTATGTCCAAATTCTATTATAACCTGTGATGCAAATATAGGAGAGTTTGTTACAATTAATTGCGGATCAGGCACAGGCCACGATGCTTCAGTGGGCGACTACTCAACTCTCAGTGGCAAAGTAGATGTTACTGGTTTTGCAAAGGTAGGTAAGAGAGTGAGCATTGGCAGTAGTGCTTGCGTTTTACCGGGCGTTATTATAGGAGATGATTCGGTTATTGGCGCAGGCAGTGTAGTGGTTCGAAATGTAAGGGAAGGCTCTACTGTTTTTGGGAATCCAGCAAAATACATAAAGTAA
- a CDS encoding 3-oxoacyl-ACP synthase III family protein — translation MRNRAYIKDIASYLPAQKLTNDELIKDYPDWDVEKIYNKTGISTRAIAGKNECASDLAVAAAEKLFEKGICKREEVEFLILCTQSPDYYLPTTACIVQDRLKLPTTCGAFDINLGCSGYVYGLSIVKGMIESGIVSNVLLITSETYSKYLHPSDRSVRTIFGDGAAATFISSIESEEELIGPFVFGTDGSGADLLIVPAGGLRMPVSQETGIEQTFDDGAIRSPQNLFMDGAEIFNFTLKSVPSAVKELLKKSKMTIDDIDMYIFHQANAFMLETLRKKIKIPKEKFCVNNEEYGNTVSSTIPMAIELELEKNSIKKGDKLMLVGFGVGLSWAGTIIRYV, via the coding sequence ATGAGGAACAGAGCTTACATTAAAGATATAGCATCATACCTTCCCGCACAAAAACTGACTAATGATGAACTTATAAAAGATTATCCTGATTGGGATGTAGAAAAAATTTATAATAAAACAGGCATATCAACCAGAGCAATTGCGGGAAAGAATGAATGCGCATCTGATTTAGCTGTTGCGGCGGCTGAAAAACTATTTGAAAAAGGTATATGCAAAAGAGAAGAAGTAGAATTTCTAATACTTTGCACGCAAAGTCCAGATTATTATTTGCCGACAACAGCTTGCATTGTGCAGGACCGCCTAAAGCTGCCAACTACTTGCGGAGCTTTTGACATTAACCTAGGGTGTTCCGGATATGTATATGGGCTTTCAATTGTCAAAGGAATGATAGAATCAGGGATTGTTAGTAATGTACTTCTGATTACTTCTGAAACATATTCCAAATACTTACATCCCAGTGACAGGAGTGTAAGAACGATTTTCGGCGATGGAGCGGCAGCAACATTTATATCTTCTATCGAAAGCGAAGAAGAGCTAATCGGGCCGTTTGTTTTCGGAACCGACGGCAGCGGTGCCGACCTGTTAATTGTACCGGCAGGCGGGCTTAGAATGCCGGTATCACAAGAGACGGGAATAGAGCAAACTTTTGATGATGGAGCAATAAGGTCACCGCAAAATCTTTTTATGGATGGTGCGGAGATATTTAACTTTACCTTAAAATCCGTGCCTTCTGCAGTGAAAGAGTTGCTCAAAAAAAGCAAGATGACAATCGATGATATCGATATGTATATATTCCACCAAGCTAATGCATTTATGCTGGAAACTCTGCGCAAAAAGATAAAAATACCTAAAGAAAAATTTTGCGTAAACAACGAAGAGTATGGCAATACAGTTTCATCTACTATACCCATGGCTATTGAATTAGAGTTAGAAAAAAACAGCATAAAAAAGGGCGATAAATTAATGTTGGTAGGGTTTGGAGTAGGACTTTCTTGGGCAGGTACAATAATAAGATATGTTTAA
- a CDS encoding acyltransferase — protein sequence MNKDYFVHESSYIDEPCEIGRGTKIWHFSHVMQNAKIGENCNIGQNVVISPNVVIGNNVKIQNNVSVYTGVICEDDVFLGPSCVFTNVINPRAFIERKNEYKKTIVKKGASIGANATIVCGHNIGSYAFVGAGAVVTKDVPDYALVIGTPAKVVGYVCKCGNKLEKINNIYKCSICSKEYIFANENLIPRE from the coding sequence ATGAATAAGGATTATTTTGTTCATGAATCCTCATATATAGATGAACCGTGCGAGATAGGAAGAGGCACTAAGATTTGGCATTTTTCACATGTAATGCAAAATGCCAAAATAGGCGAGAACTGCAACATAGGACAGAATGTGGTTATATCACCTAATGTTGTGATAGGTAATAACGTAAAGATACAAAATAATGTATCAGTCTATACCGGCGTTATATGTGAAGACGATGTGTTCTTAGGTCCTTCTTGCGTTTTTACCAATGTAATAAACCCGCGGGCATTTATAGAAAGAAAAAACGAATATAAAAAAACTATAGTAAAAAAAGGTGCTTCGATAGGTGCCAATGCCACTATAGTTTGCGGACATAATATAGGCTCATATGCTTTTGTCGGCGCAGGCGCCGTAGTTACAAAAGATGTTCCTGACTATGCACTTGTAATAGGAACACCTGCAAAAGTAGTAGGATATGTTTGTAAATGCGGAAATAAGTTGGAAAAAATCAACAACATATATAAATGCAGCATCTGCAGTAAAGAATATATATTTGCAAACGAAAATTTAATACCAAGGGAGTAA
- a CDS encoding methionyl-tRNA formyltransferase: MKSVLIGSVGSSKIALETMIELGFPVDMVFSLGEEYSKNVSGYEPIHKIAKQHGLPYMTFKKINDESCVSAIRQIQPDYIFVIGLSQLVGNEIMQCAKKGVVGFHPTPLPKFRGRAAIPWQILLGVKNSKVSLFFIDEGTDSGRIIGQMEYLIEDDDYADDVGRKCGVALQELLKVSLPKFLDDTIEAIPQDESLATYLLKRTPEDGCINWQDSAKNIQRLIRAVSYPYPGAFSMYDGKTKVIFWKADKLENNKYIGIPGQIAEISENYIDIVCLDGLLRVYEYSPEDQVHFRVGHKFK, translated from the coding sequence ATGAAATCTGTACTTATTGGTTCTGTCGGTTCAAGTAAAATCGCATTAGAAACAATGATTGAATTAGGTTTTCCGGTAGATATGGTATTTTCGCTTGGCGAGGAGTATTCAAAAAATGTTTCAGGGTATGAGCCTATACACAAAATAGCAAAACAGCATGGATTGCCTTATATGACGTTTAAAAAAATAAACGATGAAAGCTGTGTTTCCGCTATCAGACAAATTCAGCCTGATTATATATTTGTTATAGGACTTTCCCAGTTGGTGGGAAATGAAATAATGCAGTGTGCAAAGAAGGGCGTAGTAGGATTTCATCCGACACCGCTTCCAAAATTCAGAGGCAGGGCTGCAATTCCATGGCAAATTTTATTAGGGGTAAAGAATTCAAAGGTATCCTTGTTTTTTATCGACGAAGGCACTGATTCCGGACGAATTATCGGTCAGATGGAGTATCTTATAGAAGATGATGATTATGCCGACGATGTGGGCAGAAAATGCGGGGTAGCGCTGCAAGAACTTTTAAAAGTGTCCTTACCGAAATTTCTAGATGACACTATAGAAGCCATACCTCAGGATGAGAGCCTGGCCACTTATTTATTAAAAAGAACTCCGGAAGATGGCTGCATAAATTGGCAGGATTCCGCTAAAAACATTCAGCGCTTAATTCGCGCAGTATCATATCCGTATCCCGGAGCCTTTTCGATGTATGACGGCAAAACGAAGGTGATTTTTTGGAAAGCTGATAAATTAGAGAACAATAAATATATCGGAATCCCGGGCCAAATTGCCGAAATCAGTGAAAACTACATAGACATAGTATGCTTAGACGGTTTACTCCGCGTATATGAGTATTCGCCAGAAGATCAAGTACATTTCAGAGTAGGACATAAGTTCAAATAA
- a CDS encoding LegC family aminotransferase: MDHNPIPLSVPNLSLDIMENIKETIETGWVSTGGRFITEFEEKTARYVGVKRAVSCQSGTAGLHLALKVLGIEPEDEVIVPTVTFIAAVNPVKYMGAEPIFMDCDDTLDMDMDKLEEFLENECDFIDGKVINKKTKRQIKAITIVHVFGNPANMEKLIRIKEKYNLKVIEDSTEALGSYYLEGKYKGKYCGTIGDIGVYSFNANKIITTGGGGMVVSNNQELLDKVAYLAVQAKTDPLYFVHDEVGYNYRMTNIQAAFGTDQIDKLESFIETKIRNYNLYKKGIENIEGLTLLPFREDTRSNHWFYSVIVDKDKYGIDRDELLRKLNNDSIQTRPLWSLIHKQKPYLNNQSYKIEKAEFYEKNLINIPCSSNLSEEEVGVVVEKLQMYKK, translated from the coding sequence ATGGATCATAACCCAATACCCCTATCGGTTCCTAACCTTTCTTTAGACATCATGGAGAATATAAAAGAAACCATAGAAACAGGCTGGGTGTCAACGGGCGGTAGATTTATAACTGAATTTGAAGAAAAGACAGCAAGATATGTAGGTGTAAAAAGAGCGGTATCATGTCAAAGCGGTACAGCAGGGCTTCATCTTGCACTGAAGGTGCTTGGCATAGAGCCGGAAGATGAGGTAATAGTTCCTACGGTTACATTTATAGCAGCGGTAAATCCGGTGAAATACATGGGTGCAGAACCTATATTCATGGATTGTGATGATACATTAGATATGGATATGGATAAGCTTGAAGAATTTCTGGAAAATGAATGTGATTTTATAGACGGAAAGGTAATCAATAAAAAGACAAAAAGACAAATAAAAGCAATAACAATAGTCCATGTATTCGGCAATCCTGCAAATATGGAAAAACTTATAAGGATAAAGGAAAAATACAACTTAAAAGTTATAGAAGACTCTACAGAAGCCTTAGGCTCATATTATCTGGAAGGAAAATATAAAGGCAAGTACTGCGGTACTATCGGTGATATAGGGGTATATTCCTTTAATGCCAACAAGATAATAACAACCGGCGGCGGCGGGATGGTAGTTTCAAATAATCAAGAATTGCTTGACAAAGTAGCGTATTTAGCAGTCCAAGCAAAAACAGATCCGCTATATTTTGTTCACGACGAAGTCGGATACAACTACCGTATGACCAATATCCAGGCAGCCTTTGGAACAGACCAGATAGATAAATTAGAAAGCTTTATAGAAACAAAGATTAGAAACTACAACCTATATAAAAAAGGCATAGAAAATATAGAAGGTTTAACGCTTCTTCCTTTCAGGGAAGATACCAGATCAAACCACTGGTTTTATTCTGTAATAGTTGATAAAGACAAATACGGAATAGATAGAGACGAACTTCTCAGAAAACTAAACAATGACAGTATCCAAACAAGACCTCTGTGGAGCCTAATACATAAACAAAAACCCTACCTCAACAATCAAAGCTATAAAATAGAAAAAGCAGAGTTTTATGAAAAGAACCTCATAAACATACCCTGCAGCAGCAATTTGAGTGAGGAAGAAGTTGGGGTAGTGGTGGAGAAACTGCAAATGTATAAGAAATAA